The Pukyongia salina genome segment CGGAAGGAGTTCCTTATATCTTTCATAAGATTCTATCCCCGATTTCCCGATTTCGAATTCGGGATTACGCTCTTCGATAATCGATATGGCCTTTTGTGCATTGAATTTCAGATCCTCTAATAAACCCAATGTATTTTTCGGGATCCCCGATTCGCCAATTATAAGACTGCCCAGTTCTGCCTGTAGTTTCAGAAAAGATTCATTGCCGGCAGTTTCAAGGTATATGATCTCACCAAGTGCACTTGTAAATTGGTCCATTTTACCTCCCGGAGATTTTTGTTCCAATACTTCGGCTTCGTAGGCTACCTGCCCCAGGAATGTGGGTGTTATATCGTGATCACAACCAAAAGTGGCGAACAACCATTGCATCCATGCTACCACCATGGCCGACGAACTGGAGAGCCCGGCGTTTATAGGGACATCTCCACGAATAATGATATCGAAACCGGAACGAGGATCGCAGCCGTATCGTTTGGCCACTTCCAAAGCCGCCTTGAGGTGTTCTCCTTTTTTTACACTATGATGCTGATGTTCACACTCAATAATGAGAGTTTCGCCCAGATCGGGCATATTGATCTTAAAGTGGGTTTTATTATTAGGCACTCCTTCCACCCAAATATAACGATCTATCGCGCAGGCGATCACGGGTAATCCCAGATAATCCTGATGATCTCCAAAGAGACAAATACGTCCGGGCGCTTTAGATACGATCGCAGCCATTAATAATCGTCTTTCATCCAATTGTACGGTTTACGGTTAACCCATAATCCTCGTGTAAAATCCGGGAAATCCTGAGGTTCTCCATTGTTGGCAATAGAAGCTTCAGACAGGGGGGTTATTGCACTCCACGTAGCAGCATCGTAGGCGTCCAGTGGAGGAGCGACATTTCTTTTTGCGCTTTCAACAAAAGCATTCAGAACAAAGAAATCCATCCCACCATGCCCTGAACCGGTGGCGTATTCCCCAAATTTCTTCCATAAAGGGTGGTCGTACTGGTCCAGCCATTCCTGGGCATCATCCCAGCGATGGGGTTTGCTTTTACCTTCAATATAGATGCGGTTGCCGTCTACTTCCCATAATCCTTCACTTCCCTGAACCCGGAAACCCAGAGAGTAAGGGCGAGGCGAATTACAATCATGCGTAACAATGATTGTCTCACCCCTGGCAGTATTGATAGTTGAGGTTATTATATCACCCTGTTGCCAGTTTAACCCGGCATTGGGGTGGTCCGGACCAGCATTATCCACTATGTACTTATTAAGGCCAATGGCCTTTGTTGCGTGAGAGGTCATAGAAATAAAACGATTGCCCCTGTTAATATCACACATGGTCGCTATTGGGCCCACACCATGGGTTGGATAAACATCGCCATTGCGCAGTAATGAATGCTGTGTACGCCATTTAGATTCTGAAATTCCTTTCTCGCCAAATTCCACACCTTTTCCATAGGGAGTTATACCATCATTTAATTTTACGAACCTTAGATCATGCTGATAGCCACACCTGAAATGCAAGAGCTCTCCAAATACATTATTGCGCACCATATTGAGAACTGCCATGATATCGCGACGATAGTTCACATTTTCAAGTATCATGAGATGCGAACCGGTTGCTTCGTGTGTGTTCACGAGGTCCCAGCATTCTTCCATCGTATTGGCAGCAGAGACTTCTACACCGGTGTATTTACCAGCTTTCATCGCATCTTTGGCCATACGGGTATGCCATAGCCAGGGAGTGGAGATGATCACAGCATCTACGCTTTTTTCTTCAAGTAGATTTCTATAATCGTATTCATCCTTTCCAAATATTTTAGGAGTAGGCTGACCGGCTTTGCTAATGTGATCTTTGGCGATCGTAATTCTGGCCGGATCGATGTCGCAAATGCTGGTTACTGCTACATCTTTTCGCTGTAGCAGGTTTGTTAAATGATTGGTGCCTCTAAGCCCAACACCAATAAGCCCGACGTTTAGTTTGTTAGAAGGGGCATTTACTGCACTATAGGTAAGTCCTGGTGCCAGTGTTAAACCGGCACCAATTAAAGTTGTTTTCTTTACAAAATCTCTCCGGGAACTCATTTGAAAAACTGATTTATAATTTCTTAAAATTAGGTATTTTAAGACAGAGATCGATATTTCAATTTCGATAATTTAGTTACCGTACTTTTTTAATAGAACGTACATTTATAGAAGTTATCAGTAAAGATTTATCTTTATTCCCGACAACTACTTTCCTATTAAAAGCTGCTTATAAAATTATTTAATGAAAGATTTTTATTCAAATGTGAACTACCTTCTTATTTTGCTTATTGGTGTCTTCTTAGCTGTAACTGGCTGTAAAGACCAACAGCAACCGAACCCGGAAACTCTTGTTAATAAAAGCATAGTGGCACATGGGATGGATAAGATCTACGGAAAACAGATCCGGTTTAAATTTCGGGACAGGGAATACAGATTATATCGGGATAGTACCACGTATGTTTATACCCGAATTACAGACGATAGCATAGAGGACGTACTCCATAATGTGGAAGGATTTAGCCGGTTTGTGAATGGAAAGCCAATTCAGCTGGCCGATTCCATGGCTGTGAAGTACAGCTCTTCGGTGAATTCGGTGTTGTATTTTTTTCAGTTGCCTTTGGTGCTGAACGACTCTGCAGTGAAGAAGGAATATTTAGGAACTCGTATCATTAATGATTCTGAATACCATACAATAAAGATCACCTTTGCCCAGGAGGGAGGGGGAGAAGATTTTGAGGATGAGTTCAGGTATTGGATCCATACCGGGACGTTGGAGATCGATTACCTTGCCTATTCATACCTCACCGATGGTGGGGGAATCCGATTCAGGGAAGCCTTCAACAAACGAAGGTTGGCTGATATATTGCTCCAGGATTATCGCAATTATAAACCTCCATCCTTGGAAATCTCCCTGGATAGTTTGCCAGCAATGTTCGAAAAAGATAAGCTAGAATTACTTTCCATAATCGAAAACACGGATGTTGACTTCATTAACAACTAGGGCTTTTTCATTTCTGAAATAAATAAAATAGTAATTTTACATTCTTGTTTTTTTGGCCCCGTAGTTCAAGGGATAGAATAGAAGTTTCCTAAACTTTAGATCCAGGTTCGAGTCCTGGCGGGGCTACAACGATCCATTCCCGCGTAAGCGGGATTTTCTTTTTCTGATAAATCTGAGCTTGCTCAGTAATTTATATGGAAAAAGAAAAAATCCACGAAGTGGAATGGATCGTTGGGTAAGAAAACATCTGCGGCAGGTCCAACGAGCGAAT includes the following:
- a CDS encoding mevalonate kinase family protein yields the protein MAAIVSKAPGRICLFGDHQDYLGLPVIACAIDRYIWVEGVPNNKTHFKINMPDLGETLIIECEHQHHSVKKGEHLKAALEVAKRYGCDPRSGFDIIIRGDVPINAGLSSSSAMVVAWMQWLFATFGCDHDITPTFLGQVAYEAEVLEQKSPGGKMDQFTSALGEIIYLETAGNESFLKLQAELGSLIIGESGIPKNTLGLLEDLKFNAQKAISIIEERNPEFEIGKSGIESYERYKELLPEILRPYFHAAIKNYSITREAYAEFQRQQPDLIKIGTLMNSHHGILKDILHTTVPVIDKMVDAALEAGAYGVKIVGSGGGGSIVALANDRNEQEIIEAIKKAGAIKAYGVNVSKGACIIND
- a CDS encoding Gfo/Idh/MocA family protein, translating into MSSRRDFVKKTTLIGAGLTLAPGLTYSAVNAPSNKLNVGLIGVGLRGTNHLTNLLQRKDVAVTSICDIDPARITIAKDHISKAGQPTPKIFGKDEYDYRNLLEEKSVDAVIISTPWLWHTRMAKDAMKAGKYTGVEVSAANTMEECWDLVNTHEATGSHLMILENVNYRRDIMAVLNMVRNNVFGELLHFRCGYQHDLRFVKLNDGITPYGKGVEFGEKGISESKWRTQHSLLRNGDVYPTHGVGPIATMCDINRGNRFISMTSHATKAIGLNKYIVDNAGPDHPNAGLNWQQGDIITSTINTARGETIIVTHDCNSPRPYSLGFRVQGSEGLWEVDGNRIYIEGKSKPHRWDDAQEWLDQYDHPLWKKFGEYATGSGHGGMDFFVLNAFVESAKRNVAPPLDAYDAATWSAITPLSEASIANNGEPQDFPDFTRGLWVNRKPYNWMKDDY
- a CDS encoding DUF6503 family protein, encoding MKDFYSNVNYLLILLIGVFLAVTGCKDQQQPNPETLVNKSIVAHGMDKIYGKQIRFKFRDREYRLYRDSTTYVYTRITDDSIEDVLHNVEGFSRFVNGKPIQLADSMAVKYSSSVNSVLYFFQLPLVLNDSAVKKEYLGTRIINDSEYHTIKITFAQEGGGEDFEDEFRYWIHTGTLEIDYLAYSYLTDGGGIRFREAFNKRRLADILLQDYRNYKPPSLEISLDSLPAMFEKDKLELLSIIENTDVDFINN